Part of the Danio rerio strain Tuebingen ecotype United States chromosome 12, GRCz12tu, whole genome shotgun sequence genome, tgcaatgcttttctcaccacttttggagctgattgaagcagtgcgaaagccggggatgcaggaacactggaagatgctttcacaacaacaccgtggcgccgcttcaagtgagatttcagattagtcgtactgcccgcgtattttacagataagcggcacattttgcaaattgcatctgtcctgtcatgtcgtccatccttaaatccataatgttgcttgccatactttagatttaaaactcagtgaggaataaaatgtttgttttgcttctcgcgctttctgagggcgctccactagcttcatccgcacacctgatacactgagttgtagtgtgagtgtacacatccgcaaatccgttgctaaggcttactttatgtaggtcgattaaattatgcgccaaaaacaggttgacaacacttgttaataaataaaaaatacattctatattaaaaatataagctgtatctcggaaaaatcgatgcatctcgcaaaaaccgatgcatctcgatttgcttccaaaatttcattcgtcctctgctgctcaaccgatacactcgcatcgtgcacgcgcatgaccgcgtatcgatacatatcgatgaatcttcccatccctattataaacctttatgaggctaacagaaaatattttgaagaaagctgtaatcattgacttcctttGTAGAAAAAACattacagaagtcaatggttttaaaatattttctttttgtttaacagaagaaagaaactcataaaggtttcaaTCAAGTAaagggatgagtaaatgatgacagcatttttatttttgggtgaacaatccctttaatagTATACTCCTGTGACAATATATTGcacatgtaaaaattatttttgagaCAGGCCAATATCCCTTAGTCCTGTAAGAAATTATCTCTTACACGAGTACACACTGGTccctttacacacacacgcacgcaggcaggcacgcacgcacgcacgcacacacacacacacacacacacacgcacgcacgcacgcgcacacgcgcacacacacacacaaaaagatgtTTCTAAATGAAAGTAGGTCGTTACTCTTCCATTATAAAGTTTTTGAGGGCAGCATGCCCACATCATCTCACCCTCCTCGGCGAGGTTCTTGTTGATGATCAACTTTCCATGCCTCAAGTAGTTCAGGATGGGCCCGAAATATGTGGGATCTCTGTCAATCAAATATGCTCCTGTCTCATCCTGGAAGAAAAGACAATTAATCAATCTGTGAAGCAATTTTGGATTCAACTGAAATGCACAGAAATTCCTCAACTCAAGCAGCAGGTAAAATAGCATCTAATTATTGCAAAGTGAGTGACACTTTCTAGAACCCAATTTGTGAGCTTTAGCATTCTCCAGAATTGAATGCAGAATGATTTAGGAGCAAATTAGAGGAGTTTTTCCTTCCAAATTAGATGCTCTCATGATTTCAACCTCTAAACTGTTGTTGCTAAATTTACATTAGACCGTGGAGAGGAAATCCTCTGTTGAACTGTGACTAACACTTTATGCCATGCAAAAAAGCAACCTAAATGGTGCCTGAACCAATACTAGACATAAGTAACAGTCACAAAATGACAGCTGATGACATTCTGAAATGgcttttttatttcaaacagatctgtacataatataatcaaacacaatacaatataaaaacatgctaattacaCAATATATAAACCTTTCAGTGGAAGTCAATTAAAAATCTTATTAGATAAGAGTTGAATTCGctaataacaacaacagaaatgtagTCTGTATTTCCAGGAAGCTACAAATCAGCTTCAAATTTGGGCTGggttaataaactaaattatataaaatcGCGATAAAATTTGTCTATAACATTTATAAGCTTTGGACTTTTTACTCTATTTTAGCCAATCTTAGCAGAAACGTGCTGGGATTAGAGGTGTACAGTGATTGGGAATTTGagttcagtcattgttggggtacttttTTAAATCCGgaaatattaataactaatattgaaatatatattgttagcgttcaatatagaaaataattattgagattgcatATCGCCAAGCCCTACTTCAAATACTCAGCAATTATTTTGAACTCTCTGGCACAATTTGTCAAGTTAAATGGTCTTCCATAATTGTACAAATTGTTGGATTATCTTGGATATTTATCAAATGCCACCAGGTTAAGACAGCCAAGCTGGTTCTTAAACATATTAATATGCTTCTAGATGGTCTAAAACGATCATTAGTTGATGCTTGCTGGTTAAAGAGCAAAAGCCAGTTACCAGATCACCATCCTTTGGCAGTCAAGGTGGTTTTGGATCATGAACTAACATACTTCATCTAACCTgtacttataaattaaaatagtttgataCAAAAATCACAAAGTTTTGCTGTATTAAACATGTCTttctgacaaaataaataaatcagaaaatgtTCACTAGAACAGAGTTTTATTGTGCTGATAATATACATTGTCACAAATGTTTAGAAGATTGTTAAAAATCAGAGAAATAAGAAATTTTAACTAGTGACTGAGACTGTGTCCTGTTTGTATTGATGCTAATGACATCATACACAGGGCTCACAAAATTTCTAAATCCCTGCTAGCCTTTAGGGCAGTCACTATTCAGTTTCTGGTAGCGCGAAATAAATTCAAGTAGCCAgaacagaaaatatattatttactaaataaaaaaagattcacaTACATTGAAAATAACCTAATTACATTCGTTTTCCCTTGGCCTAGTCCTTTATtgatcaagggtcaccacagcggaatgaaccaccagctattccggcataagttttacgcagcggatgcccatttagccgcaacccagtactggaaaacacctatacaccctcacattcacacacgcactcatacactatgggcaatttagttcatccaattaacttataccacatttctttggaTAATGGTGAGCAATTCAAAGGCTACacacagaactccacacagaatgccaactgctccagccagaactcgaaccagcagccttctttcTGTGGCGACATTGCTAACCAAAAATCATGTGAAAACCTGGCAGGCctaacattgttttgtttttttatcaactAAGCACCAGTTCTTTTGACACCATGCAAGTTCAAACACATATTGACAGTGGCTCCTCGATGAATGAAAATTACATACAACATAATAACACTTTATTTAGACAATGCAAAGCATTGaaataagctatatttttcctccTATTAAGATAGTTTGACGGGCAGGTTGGACTCATTTTTGGTAGCCTGACtggaaaacataataataaccCCAGGAGGACAGGCTAGCAATCTTGCAAGGCCTGATACACCCTCGATTTTTGGTTTGGAAACACCAAAGACGCTTTAATATGTTGCACTACTTCTTCCCCACATGTTCATAACTGGAAAAAACGGTAACAATTAAATCtagcataataaaagctctgctgtttTTGAGCCGTGTCACACTCATCTCTCATCAGCAATTGCTTCAGTGGTCTTGTTTCGATTCCACGGCTTTCAGACTTACTCTGTGTCATACTACCATGAATCATGATAATAAGCATTGAATAATTTAGCTCATCTATAAACATGATTTCTGCAAGATTTCCTGATGTCTCCCATGATTCCATACTCATGGCGTCAACaaaatacacctttgtttgttgtgaacacGCACCCTCTAGTGCGCAAAATTACATACTGTGGCTTAAAAGAAGGTCTTTTATGATGCAATTAGACATGGAACGATAAcctttttcaaggtataccatggtttggaaaagtcaaggttttaaaaccaccaacattttctgttatacagttcctatggtatatgttggattttttttttttacgtttttttttttttttttttaggacaatattatctccagcagaaaagctatccaaagatgctgttttaagtCGTGAAGTAATCTGTGTTTTCAAaattaatgaagacagcagaagtcagcaattgatttgaatgatttagtttgacatgtttactgctccaaaacattataaatgtttctcaaaataaaacatattatgtTCAAGggggaaaatgttttgttttctacCCAGACAtttataaagaatatattttagagcactaATCAACCGTGATGTTTTTATACAAGGttttcataccgtcagaatcttaaacTGGCTCATGCCTAGATGCAATCAAATGATTCTTGCTACAAATAAGATATTTTGGTATAACAATTGTTCTGCTCTAATGGTGTCTTCTGCCACCAaatcaagtttaaaatgtatGATAGTCATTATGTTTGAAGAACAATAAGAAAAGTCAAATTAAACAGggcatattgtaaaaaaaaatgaagaaatggTTCAACCAAAAACGTAAATTATCTTGTAGTTGTATGGAAGAGATTACTTATATGGTGGGTGGTGGATACCGATACGCTTTTTGGAGCTTTTAAAACCCAGGCACCGATCAATGCCATTATAATACCTCAATGAGCATAACACAACTTTTATTACGTGTCCAGAAGTAAAACATATCACATTACCACTAGAAGATgagtatgtttattttttttattcctttttgagtaaactgcacctttaaagcgGTTACATCTTCATTGTTTGAATGCTTGAAAGCCCTTTTCATCTTTGATCCCCAAAATAGATTTGTTACCAATgttctcttcaaaatatcttgtgttcCACAGAAATATCCTTATATCTTTGCCATTGCAGACCTTGTCaataaataacagaatttaaCACTTTGGGTGAACTAGCATTATTTCTTGTAACTGCATTCTTCCAGTCCAGATGAGCTTTAAGTATAATCTTAGGCTGCAAAACGATCAATATCTGTCGAGTTCATtttcttattaatattttatgcacAATGTAAATGgactgatttattttaaggtGTAATGCAAGCTTTGGTGATGTAAACCGAGCCTTAACGTTACCTTGTCCGAATCCAGATCTGGATCTTCCTGACACAATCGATACAGAAATGATTTGGGATCCCTGCAAAGGGTCTGTTTGGTTGTAACAAAGTAGGTTCCGCCAACGTTCAAGCGAACCCACCGGGACCCGGGCTTCTCCGTGGCTTCGGGTGAAGGGGAAGTAGGGTTACTCTTCATAGGGAACCCGAAGACTGCTCTGGAGCCCGAGACCCCAGGACTGGACAAGCCGCTCCGGGGCGGAATCACCAGGGTGGGCGAGGGCAGTCTCACGCTCACCGAGCCGCGGATCTCACAATGCTCCGGCTGCTCGATGATGCCAGTCGCGTTGGGCTCAACGTGCAACTCTGCCATATTTTCGCAGCACAAACAGTAAGTTCCGTTTCGATCAGACACCAAATGCCTTTATTTAGCGCTCCGGACGGCGCCCTTACGCTGAACGGCACGATTTACACGCACTGATAACGGCGACAAAAGCGTTGCGGGGTGTTATTAACGCTCACGCGCGGCGGCATAGCTTTACAATTCCACAAAACGCTACGCTGGTCCGTTTTGTTTATACAAACGACCCATGTAAGCTACAAATATTATGGGTGAGACTCAACATATCACTTCCAGGTCAAGTAAATCCATAtgtgacaaaataaaagtctatgTAATTGTGCTTTGGCACGGTGGATCAAGTTCAATTGAGTCTAATGAATGTTTcttttttctaaatttaaaattAGAGAAGTATAGTAAAGAAAAATCGAACAAAACTAAAGGTTTACTAACGTTACGTTAAGCCAGAATACAAATGATGCTCTAAATGTTATTTCTGAGCGAATTCTAATTTTGGTGGATAATTATTAAGTatacattaattacattttaaaaataaaacacaacaatacatttatataaaactgtatttaaataaaacatacatattaaaaATCCTAAACTCACCATAATTAAacgaacattaaaataaaaagataaaaaatatgaattcatcgactttaaaaatatttatagttttatatgGTTTATGTCATTGAAACAAAACAGGAATTACCTTTATTTATACCATAAACATTTGAAGAGAAATAGAAACATTTGACGTTTAAaccataaagaaataaaaaccactcaacatttataaaaatcaaaaattaaattaaacctaAAAAGCATAAAGGCCTTTTTAAGAGAATGGGTTCTTCTCAGAAGTTCATAAATTTAAACATTCAAGCAAGTACATTTGTGATTTGCAACTGGTGGTACCAAACAATAAATCACAGAGAGGTGTCATCATGGTATGCTGAGGTGTACAGAGTGCTGTAGTCAACAACTCACATTCTGTAGGGTATAGCTATCAGAGCTCCAAACATCATGTGGCCTCCAGAATAGTTAAAGAatagtggcacagtggctcagtgggtagcactgttacCTCCCAGTTGGACCAGAAAGTTTGCAtgctgggtttcctccaggtgctctggttcctccacagtccaaagacacaagTTAAttagataaacaaaaaaatgaccaTAGTTAATGAATGTTTGGAAAGTGTACAGAGTTTatatatggatgttttccaggacTGGGGGTTGTACTCTTGAAGTATTCGGTGTACTCTCGGAGGGACCATCCCCTAAATTTGTCCAATATGTCTTGGTTCAATTCCCCTCACAACTGCTAAACCCAGACTCATCTGTCTGGAAATACAAGAGTTTGGGTTTAGCAATTGCCAAGACATTTTGGTCAAATTTGGGGGATGGTTCCTTCCTGCTTCATGACTACATGCCAGCGTACAAATCAAGGTCCATTAAGACATGGATGAGCGAGTTTGGTGTGGAATTGATTGGCTAGCCCAGAGTCCTGACCACAACCCAATTAAACACCTTTGAAATAAATTAGATTGGAAACTGCAAGTTAGTCCTTCTAGTCCAACATTAGTGCATGAACTCCTCAAGAGC contains:
- the kctd2 gene encoding BTB/POZ domain-containing protein KCTD2, whose protein sequence is MAELHVEPNATGIIEQPEHCEIRGSVSVRLPSPTLVIPPRSGLSSPGVSGSRAVFGFPMKSNPTSPSPEATEKPGSRWVRLNVGGTYFVTTKQTLCRDPKSFLYRLCQEDPDLDSDKDETGAYLIDRDPTYFGPILNYLRHGKLIINKNLAEEGVLEEAEFYNIASLVRLVKERIRDNENRTSQGPVKHVYRVLQCQEEELTQMVSTMSDGWKFEQLISIGSSYNYGNEDQAEFLCVVSRELNNSTNGIVIEPTEKAKILQERGSRM